GAAATTAGGcaatcattttattttcaaagaacaaacttacaaagcataaaaataaaataaaattttaaaaattgtgaATAGTATTACCCTTGCCATTGCCCTGACCCAACGGGTGGAGTTGTACAAAGACAAGTACCatttaaagtaaatagtaagGTCCTCTCCAGTGCACATGCCCAATTGTAAAAgtcaaaatttgagatttgaGTCCAATGTTTTCTCCTCCTGTGTAAAGActcaaatataaaattaaaatataagaaTACAAGGATATCTCccaaaaaacaagaacaaatgaTATTGATGAAGACGCCCCTTTCTTTGCCATCGATACCATCTATTGatttgtatatatacatatatatttatatacatataataaaACAAGAATAAATGATATTGTAACACAACCAAGAAACAAACTAATCAAACTTAGAAGGGGAGGCATTGATAGGGGATGAAATCAGAAAACGGTCCCTATAAACCCCACAAACCCTAAGACAAATCAGAAGCATAACTCCACAAACAGATATATATCTTTCTTAATCCGTCCATGAATGGTTGTTTGCTTGCACTCAGGACTTGACATTGTGGAGCTCACTTTTTTACTAATTGCTTGCCATAACTATTTTAAAATGAAAACCTCTtataaaaagttattttgaaaCGAAAATCACTAGCACGAACGAGAGAGATCGCGACCTGGAGACTGGGTTATGCGAGAGAGTGGCGAGATTGATgatagagagaaaggagggcaGGATTGGAAGATTGAAGTTTTCATTTATCTATTACCGTTCACCCGTGTTTTTCCGAAATAAGCCCTTTCTTTAAACTGCTTTTtcaacttcaggttttcaacttttttcacCCATaacctttgaaaaaaaactgatttgaagtgtttaccaaacacttaaaaATGTTAAGCTAAACCAAACCAAGGCTTAGAGTTGTAAGTTAACTTAATTCTGAATTTGTCTCAATCTCTCATTAGTGCCATCAAGGGTTAAATGTGAGACTCCCACCTTTAGAAGATACTGTTAACCCCAAAGTTCATTTAATCTCGCTCTAATGCATACAAGTTAAGAGCTAAAGTCAAATTTGACTCTGTATCCATTAGATTTAGTAACTTGCATCTCCACATTTGGAGTGAAATACGACACTATAACTTGATAGatgttattgacacttcaaaaacGTTATTGTGCACTCCTCGTATGTGTAATTTTGTTTccaaatttagaaaatttgaaGTCTACAAAGGAATTTGAAGATGTTATTTCCAATGCACATAAATAGTTGGAGTCAAACACTACCTTTAACCTCAAATTTAACTCAATTTCTCTCCAAATGCATTAGAAAAATTACTTTTAACCTCAAATTTAACTCAATTTCTCTCCAATGCATTAGAAAAGTTAGAGTCGTATATGACTCCAGAATCAAGTGCAAAGTCATTTGATTCTGCATTTGGCTCCAAGAGTCATATGTCTCTGCATTTGCCTCCAAACGTTATATTTGACCTCTGAaggattgtattaaatacacaTAAGTATTATAGCCAAATccattattttattcttatttgaTGTGGAAATGATATAACATTTGAAGTCAAATTTGACTCCAAAATTGACTTTCTAACTTTTAACTTTAAACTATTGCACGGATGATTGAGTTAGGACAGTATCAATGAGATTAGTGAAACCCGTCTGTTTCTCTGAAAATTTAACAGAACTTACCTGAGTCTctgaaaatttaacaaaattgaGCTCATGTCTTCACAGTATTGAATAATGTCCCATGTTCGAATTCGTGAAAGAAGGGAAACAAATATAAAACAATCGAAACAAAAATGCAGTGGGAGTTCCCACTCTTCAAAACAATTATTGTAGCAGCTCGGGCCTTCAAGAAACCAGATAGCCGGACGAGATGGTGTAGAACGAAGAATTAGAGGATCAAACATAgcccattcggttggagatggccgtACAATCTGGAATTCAAGACTGGTTAACATAGAGAACGGGCACCAGCCCCGCCATTTTTCCATCCCTGCCGGGGCGTTTCTTCTTCACCTGTAAGGAGTAAAAATGCCATACATTAGCAACTGACATGAATACACTATGTTGCCTCACTAGCGAGGACGTAAGAGAATGGCCCTTCGAAGAGCAACTAGAGAAAAAAGATGTCCAGATGAAAAATATTAGGCGAATTCTACTTTTAACGAGACAAAATCGAGGTTATCCAAGTACAATACGCTAATTGATTCATCTTCCTTCCTAGATATTGGAGTACTTAAAAGCACGGAACAAGATTTTTTTCGTTTTCCTTTTGTTGTTATTTAGTACTATTCACTCTGTAAACTTACGTAAAACCAGCCATCCACTTCATACTCAATGTCAACCTCTTCTCCCGCTGTTAAACTTAACTGCAAGTCCAGAAAAAACCCGTATTAATCACCTTGTAAAAGACGGCAATGGTtcatttttcaacttctgcATCGTTTATCAAGCAGAACACCTGCTGCATGTTAGGAAAGGGAAACTCCATGCTTTAAGGTCAGACTGAATATTGACATACCTCATCATCTCCACCAGCAGTGAAGTCATAGAGTGCCGTTCCATGCTGAAAATTTCCAGAAGAAATGCGTTCGTCTTCATGAGAACCAAAACTCTGGGATCCTCCCCCAGCTAAGGGATTTTCAAAAGACTCAAATCTTTGTGTGACAGGTGACGAGTATGGCGGAGGCTCTTCTCTAATCTGCAAAGAATTAGAAGAATTACAGTTATGACGgaatcataaaattaaaaaaaaaaaactagttagAAGAGAGGCAATGAGCACTAACCGGAGAACCTAAACCCTCACCGTATGAGGGACCTCCCGTAGATGGATTGCTATATCTGCTTCCTCCAGACATCTCCTGTTACAAATAATTAACTCATCAAACAACTGAATCCTATATGGCAGATGATAGAGTGTATTTCAATTAAAAATCTATAATCCTCTCCGGGCATCAATCAGGCAACGAGTTTGTATGGGTATAGAAAATGCGTTGATCTTAGTTCTTATAAGCAAGTGATAACTGCGCATCAACCCTTTCCACGATACCCTATACTTAGAAAAAAtgttcaaaattcaaatcttaaaaacataaaagctATACTTCGGTCGAGTCATGGTTGAACCAACTTCATGGTATTGaattgtaaaaaaatattagaaagaTAATAACTTCTTAATGCATAATGATTATCGCATGGTCAGTATCTAGAACTGCATTAACGTTCTAGAGCCTAATAAGAAATCTTAAGCCTAGAACCTCAACAAATGAAAAAGTGGAagtatattattaaaaaaagttaaaaaacaaagaaaatattcaTTCGAATTTGACCAATGCATCTCATACCGGCCGTGAACTGAAAAGTGAAGGGTAGTTCATTCCACCAAAGTGAGATGATATCGAAGTTTCAACTGATCCCGTTGATTCTGGGGAAGATGTCCCGGATGACCTCGCATCATCTTCCTACAATCCAGATGAATATAATTAGTGACAACCTCCTCATTGTATACATGATTACTCCAAAGTTATTGCATGCAATGCCAGCCCAGGAACATTATGTAAAACACATACCTCCAGCTCAGAAGTCTCCAAAAGGGTCTTTGCCCACATATCATCATAACTAACTGAAGGCCTAGAGATTATGTTCTCTTCATCAACATCGGGAGCATCAGTTCCAGCACCAGCAAGAAATTCATTAACCTAACAGTAAGTCGAGGTGAAATAGTCATCCATTTGAAGTGGATCAAGACATTCTACTGTAAGCCAATGTTGCATACAAGTTAAATACAAAATTTAACTACTATAGTCCCAATTCCACTTTCTAAGACAAACCTTAAACCAGTATAACATGGAAAAACAGTATCGACGAAAAATTCCCACTCAAATTCCTTTTAAAAGTTAGACTACAAGATTCAACAGAGGAAGGGAATTATAATAATATGTTTAAAGATCTCTCAAATCAGAATTATATAAATACTGTTTTCAAATTTAGCGTTTGTGTGGGAGACATAAGATAGCAAGATGTTGATAAATATCTCACTTTTGGTCAGGACtaatatatttaatttctttcatctgtaaaatttaaagtttaatttagaTCAATTAAATATTTTACCCTGCTCACTGCCGGTGCATTATTTCCTAAGAGTCCGTCATCACCAAGGTTTGCTGCCCAAGCATTTACAAGGTCATCATCAAGCACATCAGGATCTTCAGGTGCTGGTTTAGATTTGTACATAAGATCAGAAATTCCAGTAGCAACAGCTGGATCACTCAAACCAGTTGATGCACTAATATTGTGCCGCGTGCGGTAGATGTCGATAAGTTTTCCACTGTCAAAAGATTATGAAGggaaatcaaatcagaaatGCAGATAGAAAAGAAGGTAAAACTGGTATTCAAAAGAAATCACACTCGCCGTCAAATGAAAAGAGTTTTAGTATGTGGGAATCATCTCATTAAAATTTAGAGTTAGACCGATGATTATTGACACAGTCAATCCCTCATAAAAGTGCTTTGTAAGCACTAAGCAGTGATTAGTTGTAAATTACCCTCACTCTTGACTAATGCTCATACCAAATGGGACATGCTTAAAATCCTTAGACAAGAATCATAATAAACTTTTCTTCTATTTGCACCTCATAAGTACAGTAACAATTAGTTTAATTGTTACTTTggacaatattttctaatgtgtCATGcttaatactttttttttaagatttccGGGAGGTTTTGGAATTTGGAGCAAATTTCCATTTACATGTATACTATTTTCTGATATTCCTACTAATATTTCCTTTAACATTTGGACAACAAATGTTTCCACCAACATCAAGATTTTCAACCTTTGTTATCTATCATGTCAGTTAGACACCAGGAGTAAGGGGAAGAACAATTGTTCGGTAAAATGGTATATGTAGATTGAAGTTTTTCATAAAATGAAAGAGGACATTGTAAAATTAGTGTTGAGTAGTGAATAGATAACATATTTGAGGAATTCTGGTTTTACCTAACAGAGAGATCGTCTAATTAAAGCATTGGTGCAAACGACTGACATTCTTTTTCTGGACATTTGCTAAAGAACTAGAAAATTGCATCTCCACATTTCGGAATCAAGTTTTACacacaaaataacaaaaacaccTCACACCTCTTATTCTTTCAAATACAACAGATTAAAATCTgactaaacaaaaaaattacaacAGATAAATATATGTCAAATTAAAGACATAAAGCACTATAAGTGAGTTTGTACCTTATTGGCCCCATGGGCAGATACTTTGCTCTGGGGACGTAACAAAACAGCGAAACAAGATCAAGCAACCTTTCATGAGTTTCATATAGTTTCTTAAGTTCTTCATCTGTCCATTCCTTATTGGCATTGTCATGGCTGCGTATTTCCCTGATTATCCACACAACAAACTCTAGTGAATACCAAAAGAAGAATGACGCgtttaaaaaagaaatttgtatcaCTTACTTGATCAAATCATCTTGTGCTCTATACATTTCATCAAGAACATCTATCATGGGACTTATTAGAGCTCCAAGGCCTGTGCCACTTGCTCCTTGATCTTCCCCATTACTGAGATGCATCTCAGAAAACTGAGACTGCACTCCCCCATGTGCTAACGTGTGTAAGAATTCATAGATCTGTAGCCTAAAAGGTTCACCAGACCTTATTGCCAAAGTTGTAAGAGCTTGAGCAGCAATAATTCGAACCTAGAGAAACCCAAATGAACAAACAACATATAAGACAATCAAATGAGTAGAGGGTGAGTTCACAGGTTAACAAATCTGTGTGCACGTGTGTGTACATTCTGTAGTATCTATCTAGGCCCCCATCCGAAAAATGTAGAGGGTGAGGTCACATGTTAACCACGGAAAATCAGTAAACTAGAGTTTTATAGGTTACTCCTGCATGCCCACTATAGAGCCACCAACGGGCAAAGTATATTCTCTAACTACTTCTACCATCGTTTCGATGCTTTAGAAACCATGCCTCAACAGAATATTGTAACCCTTAACCATGACTGCCAGACCGTGGTAGTACATAGGAAAACTAGTATTTAATGCACCCTGTTATCGTTCTAAGATAGAGTCAGTAAAAAATGTCAAATGCCTGACACTGAGGTGGAAGCTAATACCTCCCAGCTGCCACTGAATGCACATCTCTGAAGCCTAGTCAATGCCCCAGCTAGAGTAGGATTACGAGAACTGGCGGCAGCAACCATTTTATCTGTATCTAGCATCATCAATGCAGTACCAGGAGGAGTTGAGGATTCCCACGCATATTCAGAAGCAGCATAGTTCGCATTTTCTCCAAGAAACCATACCTAACAGTACATTTGTTCAGCAATAAATAGAAAAGGATATGTACTACAGGTTATTTGATGGATGAATTGGAAGAGAAACAAATAAAGCGTCTACTTATTGGAAAAAAGATGCTTACAGCTGCTTGTACTAATCTCTGTAATGCCAGAGCTGACTTTGGATCAGACGCAGATACCCTGTCTACTGATGTGATGCCCAGCATTGACCCaggttgtggtggtggtaaATCAAGAACTATGGTAACTGCTTCTAATGCTGTGTGTTTCCCATCAGGACCAGCTCCGACAAGACATGTCTGGAATCAGAAAGTCAATAATGACGATTAGTTAAAATCACTGATACAAGTTGCAATCATCAATAGAGATTGTTTGTATGCGATAAAGCCCGTAGATATGCAAAACAACTAAATACAAAATGGAGTCAGACTGCACCAGTATCCTATATCCTCTTGCTCATTTTGGTGGGATAATGTTTACCGTATCGTCATAACTGACGCAAGCCTATAAATGCACATAAGAAGCACTGGAAAACATACAGCAATAAATTCTTTCACAAGAAACACAGACTTCACTAAAAGAAATGCAAGAAAATAATACGATGGACAAGACATACATAATTATCTACATAGATAAGAACTGCCTGTAGTGAGGATTGAAGGAAATTACCTTCCAAAGTAGTTGTAATACATCAGCATCAATCTTCCCTGGAACTTTAGTTGCAAAGATCCTTGCGATTTCAAGAAGAGTGACAGCCATATCTGGAGTCGCCTGACAATACAAATGGTTTAGCCATTAGCTGTTATTGGATGTGTGGTGTAGTTCTGGTTTGGGATTGTGGCttggttttctatattttttttactcaGTGGTTCGCTTCCTACGCATCTTTGTGCCGAAGTTCATTAATAGAGATTTCTACACATATACACTTCCCAACAAATTACACACCATGAGATACTTTCTTGTCCACTACATACCTTAAAACGAGCATGCAAAGTGAGCAAAATATCATTCAATAGTGTGGCTGTCCAAGCTGGATCAGAAAGCTCTGACGCAATAATAGATTCTAGTTGATCAAATGAATCGTGGGGACTTTGCATCCAGATCAGTGCCTTAATTACCATTGCTCGAACATAGACACACTCGCAAGCTACAATTGTCCGCACAACTTCCATCAATGAAGCTAACAAACTAGCAATTGTATCCTTGCCACCTACTCCAGCAGATACAGAAGAAGTTCTTCGAATGCCTATGAGGTGGGAAGGGAAACCGTGAAACATAATTAGATCGCATTCCACTATACTAACTATTCAtcctttaaaaatatataaaagaatATGGCAAGTAAAAACACAAGCAAACAGTATAAGTCCTACATATTTCCAAAATACTTTGGGAGAAAGTACAGGCCTCATTTACATTCACCTACCTTGTTACAACATATCATGTGTTTTCTACCTATTTTACTCTTAACATGGAAAATTCCAACTTATGTTATGCTAGCCACAAAAAACTGAAATTAATATGGCATATCGTTTTCCCAAAGagattaaagaaaaacaaaattgagagtGAAATTTTAGATAAAAAGTATCAGATATACACTGAAATGactttgctaaaaaaaaaacactctaaCCAGACACATTTTACCTTCCTGATCTTGAAATGgagaattcaaataaaaaacctATATATTTATAAAGCAATGCATGTCCTGGAGAACCAGAATGATATAAGATCTTCACTCTGTGAAACATGTTGCTTtaaaaattcaatcatcaaACCTATGCCAGATAAACATCTGCAAAATTTTCATGCACGAACTGTTCTCAAGTATATTTGGTGCAAAATTCCCTGTGATAAAAGTAACTAAAAACCAAGCATGACTTTGGCTTGAAACATATATGAAGTTAATTGTGAATATTCCATAAATTTGTACACCAGACACGTGTAACTGCTGAACTAAGAGCATCCTTTTGTTTTACGTATAAGAGGCATACTTTCATTACTAAAAAATAGTGCAATACAGGGGACGAGTTGTAGAGCTCAACACCAGATGCAGAACTCATAGCATACtcataaataattaatgataattATAAAACCACTCTAATGCCTATTACTAAAAGGTCCATTGACACAATTATACATGCaaattctatatatatataaaccgtAACTAATGAGATATTTCCAGTGACTCACATCACTCATTGTATAGCTACATAATCTACACAATTATCATCAAAATTAATGATCATTGATCCTCTAAAATATTAGAGGGAAGATGCTATGGAAGCTATGGACCAGTATCTAAAAGGTTACAACTTACAAGAGATCCCGTCAAAAGATAAAAAAGTTGGAAATTTACTTTCAGGATGTGCGGTTTCATTAATATTGTAATCCTGCGAATCAAGAGACTCAGACAATGTATTAACATGCACTGCTTCATCGATATCCTGTATTCCTATAGCAAATGCAGCAGCCCGACTCTTCCCCATCTCCTGCACAACTCTTGCTGCTGCATGGAGTACTGGCCTAGAGAAACTACGGAAAGAACTCTCCAGCCTGTATAAAACAGGAAGCACAAAATCAAGAGAATATAATTTAAAGtttttacaaggagaaaactttAGCAATACCACCTGAACTTTGCCCCATGTGACAGTTGACCAaatggaattttttatttttacctttatattatttttgcaaCATTTTAAGTTCAACCAGACTCCTACATATGAAAATACGCTTTAAAAACTACCTCTTAACATCAATTTTCACCGGGTTCTGATAccaaaatgagagagagagagagagagagagagatccttAAACCTTCTCATTACAAGTTTGATAAGGGGTTGTGGACGCCTTGTCTTGTGAGATTTATCTTTTGAGGAACCCTTCCCAGAAGGTGCTTCTGGAAACTTGAGAATCTCCCTAGTCAATCGGTACCACCCAGTTCCCCTGTCTTCGGCCCTGCATATTGAAAAGGTAAGCAAATGAATATTAGAACTAAGCAAATGAAGAAAATTATATACGGGGAGAATATGTGGGTCGAACACTGAGTTATACAACAATCTCCATCTAATTATGACCTTGTGATGACAAAAGGGATGCAATCAATATAAAAGGAAGGCTTATAATACACCTCTCTGCACTATCATGTTTTCCCAATATACATAAAATTGCCTCAAAACAGACTCTTTCGCTGGGATCCAGGAGAAGTTGATAAAGCACAGAATTGAACTGAGATTTAATATCGGGCCTCTCTGTAGACACatttaaaaacaaacaaataacttACAAggaaacagaaattaaacacacagagagagagagagagagagagaagaagaagaagaagaagaagaagaagaagaattcatCATATAGACTTACCATCCAAGGCTCGTGCTCTAGAAATTGTATAGCACAACCTCGCTAGAGCAACTCTAGCAAGAACATCATGCAAATGGAGGACATCCTGCAAAGCTCCTGATACATGGAACAAACCAAGGCACCACAAAATGCAGTAAGAACATACAATTTGAGCATATTAAGATGCAAACAAACTTTACAATTTGAAATTTCAACATGAAAAAATAAATCTAAAATGGCATTGAACCAGATGAGACCAAACTCATTTCATTCACAAAACTCATTGCAAAAACATATCTTGTAACAGAACAagtctttattttctttgctttcCTACAAATAGAATGAACAATTTCTAAAGGAGCCaggcaaacaaaaaaaattaaaaatgttcttttttttgtcaacaaaTTTGAAATGTTCTGGTCACCTATATTAGCTAAAGCCCGAGTTAAAATGATTGGCTAGAAAGCCTGTCTGAACCTA
Above is a window of Malus sylvestris chromosome 15, drMalSylv7.2, whole genome shotgun sequence DNA encoding:
- the LOC126602008 gene encoding uncharacterized protein LOC126602008, producing the protein MADSFGKTLMDLISSDPSTASSSTSSTTSSSASTQSAAHAPSPPKSSAGLPTALGKPAGEKRSKRAALMQIQNDTISAAKAALHPVRTNINIMPQKHKHKQNKPVSYAELARSIHELAATSDQKKSQKQLVNHVFPKLAVYNSVDPSVAPSLLMLNQQCEDRSVLRYVYYYLARILSDTGAQGVSTGGGIPTPNWDALADIDAVGGVTRADVVPIIVNQLTTEASNANAEFHARRLQALKALTYASLTNSEILSKLYEIVFGILDKVADGRQKRKKGMFGTKGGDKEFIIRSNLQYAALSALRRLPLDPGNQAFLYRAAQGVSFDDPVAVRHALEILSELSTKDPYAVAMGLEKHAEPGGALQDVLHLHDVLARVALARLCYTISRARALDERPDIKSQFNSVLYQLLLDPSERVCFEAILCILGKHDSAERAEDRGTGWYRLTREILKFPEAPSGKGSSKDKSHKTRRPQPLIKLVMRRLESSFRSFSRPVLHAAARVVQEMGKSRAAAFAIGIQDIDEAVHVNTLSESLDSQDYNINETAHPESIRRTSSVSAGVGGKDTIASLLASLMEVVRTIVACECVYVRAMVIKALIWMQSPHDSFDQLESIIASELSDPAWTATLLNDILLTLHARFKATPDMAVTLLEIARIFATKVPGKIDADVLQLLWKTCLVGAGPDGKHTALEAVTIVLDLPPPQPGSMLGITSVDRVSASDPKSALALQRLVQAAVWFLGENANYAASEYAWESSTPPGTALMMLDTDKMVAAASSRNPTLAGALTRLQRCAFSGSWEVRIIAAQALTTLAIRSGEPFRLQIYEFLHTLAHGGVQSQFSEMHLSNGEDQGASGTGLGALISPMIDVLDEMYRAQDDLIKEIRSHDNANKEWTDEELKKLYETHERLLDLVSLFCYVPRAKYLPMGPISGKLIDIYRTRHNISASTGLSDPAVATGISDLMYKSKPAPEDPDVLDDDLVNAWAANLGDDGLLGNNAPAVSRVNEFLAGAGTDAPDVDEENIISRPSVSYDDMWAKTLLETSELEEDDARSSGTSSPESTGSVETSISSHFGGMNYPSLFSSRPEMSGGSRYSNPSTGGPSYGEGLGSPIREEPPPYSSPVTQRFESFENPLAGGGSQSFGSHEDERISSGNFQHGTALYDFTAGGDDELSLTAGEEVDIEYEVDGWFYVKKKRPGRDGKMAGLVPVLYVNQS